In Takifugu flavidus isolate HTHZ2018 chromosome 5, ASM371156v2, whole genome shotgun sequence, the following proteins share a genomic window:
- the pgam5 gene encoding serine/threonine-protein phosphatase PGAM5, mitochondrial isoform X2, translating into MSYRKSFKLICGVAGGSVALVLAATAADSRGYFGEQRGLAACRRSRFTVQAAQPAHHTPAPSGHSWDFNWDKRDPSALINGKKKDSVTEDPSSEQDGCKPKATRNILLIRHSQYNLSGNNDKERILTPLGREQAELTGHRLASLGLKYDVLIHSSMTRATETAQIISKYLPGVELSSCDLLREGAPIEPVPAVTHWKPDAVYHEDGARIEAAFRHYIHRADPKQKEDSYEIIVCHANVIRYFVCRALQFPPEGWLRMGLNNGSITWLTIRPSGRVALRALGDAGFMPPEKLTRT; encoded by the exons ATGTCCTACAGGAAATCTTTTAAACTTATTTGCGGGGTCGCCGGGGGGTCCGTCGCCCTTGTGTTAGCAGCTACCGCCGCCGACTCCCGGGGTTACTTCGGCGAGCAGCGCGGGTTGGCGGCCTGTCGGCGGTCGAGATTCACCGTCCAGGCTGCCCAGCCGGCTCACCACACACCAGCGCCTTCAGGACACTCCTGGGACTTCAACTGGGACAA GAGAGACCCGTCAGCACTGATCAATGGAAAGAAGAAGGACTCCGTGACTGAAGACCCGAGCTCCGAGCAGGACGGCTGCAAACCCAAAGCTACACGCAACATTCTCCTCATCAGGCACTCCCAGTACAACCTGAGCGGGAACAACGATAAGGAGCGCATCCTCACTCCATTAg GTCGTGAGCAGGCCGAGTTGACGGGTCACCGGCTGGCATCGCTGGGACTGAAGTATGATGTTCTGATCCACTCCAGCATGACCAGGGCTACAGAGACGGCGCAGATCATCAGCAAATACCTTCCAG GAGTGGAGCTTTCGAGTTGCGATCTACTGAGAGAAGGTGCGCCCATTGAGCCGGTTCCAGCTGTCACTCACTGGAAGCCCGACGCTGTG TATCACGAGGACGGGGCTCGCATTGAGGCTGCCTTCCGCCACTACATCCACCGGGCCGACCCCAAGCAGAAGGAGGACAGCTACGAGATCATCGTGTGTCATGCCAATGTCATCCGCTATTTTgtctgcag GGCTCTGCAGTTTCCTCCTGAGGGATGGCTGCGTATGGGCCTGAACAACGGCAGCATCACGTGGCTCACCATCCGGCCCAGCGGCAGGGTGGCCCTCAGGGCCCTGGGAGACGCAGGATTTATGCCCCCGGAAAAGCTGACGCGGACCTGA
- the ankle2 gene encoding ankyrin repeat and LEM domain-containing protein 2, whose amino-acid sequence MEAVLTRLRSLTDDELREEFARADVKCGPITPTTRATFERKLARALAGTANTSAEPDSSASVGISDSENSTADHAASVAAVAPTLAAASRKLTESSCEELDFGYGVGLNPPDEEEVLAKSSKSSAEVNNSQNRTETPSKQTQVSPTFFGVCPPWDDVLARSERAHVFTDRKDALQAVKTMKGARFKAFPNREDAEKFAKGICDYFPSPSKTIPCTSPARAGPLVSKENMEVDTNQERANCFKSPRTQDLTAKLRKAVEKGDKEAFSELVWINPRYLIGSGDNPTIVQEGCRYNVMHVAAKENQAGIAQLLLDTLENPDFMHLMYPDDQEDMLQKRIRYIVDLYLNTPDKAGFETPLHFACKFGCPEVVNVLCSHPDIDKNRKNKEGQRPCDVICNRRNKTEEVKQKIIDYLEDRCYIPLLRATDNSSQPVIGALWSPESLESLSMIHRHGRSPIDPVMAISAFAGPLSPSKAEDFRRSWKTPPREQAQHFHNILKSDPDRGAERVGRDLARGMGAPWAEYWDFLECFVDLSSTEGLRKLEEYLSKRDFSPQSHEETGENETSNRFRTPSPGKHKKFCNSISVGAFLDEGDDISLEEMKNRQNAALTSITSSPACKDSLKGAVGGREFHILPIELHHRGADLIETAAERDLLCCCSNSHLSPGMACKICTSPRDRTHNGEKMGPRSPASSTMLSPVSNLLVKFERMSLEESLDSPNSCGERRSSSGSRHRESWDSYSPPPSATDLSPGLKRLSLGQSPPEGRAADGMKERSSSDSSEYQEAEENLEGLGRTRGAVSTVRSVCARSKSWDHGGRDLSSSGSSGSSYKSLDHSNELFSRTPPQNRRGLFILGNSPTKLDREVLLAIEASDVDPQMYPSIEKWKSTMKTYSSSDMQSWPSPAVVKTRLRMQAPGSPASSLMSPTSRFSPARQAPSPDFSPSRYSPASASYIQRIRLKHLNDPLI is encoded by the exons ATGGAGGCGGTTCTTACCAGGCTGAGAAGCTTGACTGATGATGAACTGCGGGAGGAATTTGCCCGAGCAGATGTCAAGTGTGGCCCGATCACACCTACCACCCGAGCTACCTTTGAGAGGAAGTTGGCACGAGCTTTGGCGGGGACAGCGAACACTTCTGCTGAACCTGACAGCAGTGCTTCTGTGGGCATCTCAGACAGTGAAAACTCTACCGCTGATCACGCTGCATCCGTGGCTGCTGTCGCTCCCACTTTAGCAGCGGCAAGCAGAAAATTGACAGAGAGCAGTTGTGAAGAGTTGGACTTTGGCTACGGTGTTGGTCTCAACCCTCCAGATGAAGAAGAGGTTTTGGCAAAGAGTTCCAAGAGCTCTGCCGAAGTCAATAACtctcagaacagaacagaaaccccTTCAAAGCAGACACAAGTATCTCCAACCTTTTTTGGTGTGTGTCCACCATGGGACGATGTTTTGGCAAGATCTG AGCGAGCGCATGTATTCACAGATAGGAAAGATGCCCTCCAGGCTGTGAAGACGATGAAGGGAGCCCGCTTCAAAGCTTTCCCCAATCGTGAGGATGCTGAAAAGTTTGCCAAGGGGATTTGTGACTATTTTCCATCTCCGAGCAAAACTATACCCTGCACCTCTCCAGCCAGAGCAGGCCCACTTGTCAGCAAAG AGAACATGGAGGTTGATACCAACCAGGAGCGGGCAAACTGTTTCAAGAGCCCTCGCACCCAGGACCTGACTGCTAAACTGCGGAAGGCTGTGGAGAAGGGTGACAAGGAGGCCTTCAGCGAGCTGGTCTGGATCAATCCACGTTATCTCATTGGCTCAGGCGATAATCCCACTATAGTGCAG GAGGGATGTCGGTATAATGTTATGCACGTGGCGGCCAAAGAGAACCAGGCAGGCAtcgcccagctgctgctggacacttTGGAAAACCCCGATTTTATGCACCTCATGTACCCGGATGACCAGGAAGACATGCTGCAGAAACGTATTCGCTACATTGTAGATCTTTACCTCAACACCCCAGATAAGGCT ggatTTGAAACACCGCTTCACTTTGCCTGTAAGTTTGGATGCCCCGAGGTTGTCAACGTCCTGTGCTCACATCCCGATATTGACAAGAATCGTAAGAACAAGGAGGGCCAGAGACCTTGTGAT GTTATTTGtaacagaagaaataaaacGGAAGAAGTGAAGCAGAAGATAATTGATTATTTGGAAG ACCGCTGCTACATCCCTTTGCTGCGAGCGACTGATAACTCCTCCCAGCCTGTCATCGGTGCTCTGTGGTCACCTGAGTCGTTGGAAAGTCTTTCGATGATCCACCGGCACGGTAGGAGCCCCATCGATCCGGTCATGGCCATCTCGGCGTTTGCCGGCCCGCTGAGCCCCTCAAAA GCGGAGGATTTTCGGCGTTCCTGGAAAACGCCGCCGAGAGAACAGGCACAGCATTTTCACAACATCCTCAAGTCAGATCCGGACCGTGGGGCAGAAAGAGTGGGCAG AGACCTGGCTCGTGGGATGGGCGCGCCGTGGGCGGAGTACTGGGACTTTCTGGAATGTTTTGTGGATTTGTCCTCTACCGAGGGCCTACGCAAGTTGGAGGAGTACCTCAGCAAGAGGGATTTCAGCCCCCAGTCTCATGAGGAGACTGGGGAGAATGAGACCAGCAACAGGTTCAGGACCCCGTCTCCAG GGAAGCATAAAAAGTTCTGCAACTCCATTTCCGTGGGGGCCTTCCTGGACGAGGGGGACGACATCAGCCTCGAGGAGATGAAGAACCGTCAGAATGCGGCGCTCACCAGCATCACTTCTTCTCCGGCGTGCAAGGACAGTCTGAAGGGTGCCGTGGGGGGCCGTGAGTTCCACATCCTGCCCATCGAACTGCACCACCGGGGGGCCGACCTGATCGAGACGGCCGCCGAGCGGGACctcttgtgctgctgcagcaacagccacTTGTCACCGGGCATGGCCTGCAAAATCTGCACCTCCCCCAGAGACAGGACTCATAATGGAGAGAAGATGGGGCCTCGCAGCCCCGCCTCCTCCACTATGCTGTCGCCAGTCTCCAACCTCTTGGTGAAATTTGAACGCATGTCACTGGAAGAGAGTCTGGACAGCCCCAACAGCTGCGGGGAAAGAaggagcagcagtgggagcCGACACAGGGAATCCTGGGACtcctacagcccccccccctcggccaCAGATCTCAGTCCTGGGCTCAAACGCTTGTCTCTGGGCCAAAGTCCTCCAgagggcagagcagcagatggGATGaaggagcggagcagcagcgACAGCTCGGAGTACCAAGAAGCAGAGGAGAACCTAGAGGGGCTGGGCAGGACTAGGGGGGCGGTGTCAACCGTGCGCAGCGTCTGTGCGAGGTCAAAGTCATGGGACCACGGGGGAAGAGACCTTAGCAGCTCAGGGTCATCAGGGAGCTCCTATAAATCTTTAGATCATTCTAATGAGTTATTTTCCAGGACACCGCCACAAAATAGAAGAGGACTCTTCATTCTGGG GAATTCACCAACCAAGCTGGACAGGGAGGTCTTGTTGGCCATTGAGGCTTCGGACGTTGACCCCCAGATGTATCCCAGCATTGAGAAGTGGAAGAGCACAATGAAGACTTACTCTTCATCGGACATGCAGAG CTGGCCGAGCCCCGCGGTGGTAAAAACCCGACTCAGGATGCAGGCGCCTGGCTCCCCTGCCAGCAGCCTGATGTCCCCCACCAGTCGCTTCAGTCCCGCCCGGCAGGCTCCCTCGCCAGACTTCAGCCCCAGCCGCTACAGCCCTGCCAGTGCTAGCTACATTCAGCGCATCCGCCTCAAGCACTTGAATGATCCACTCATCTGa
- the pgam5 gene encoding serine/threonine-protein phosphatase PGAM5, mitochondrial isoform X1, translating to MSYRKSFKLICGVAGGSVALVLAATAADSRGYFGEQRGLAACRRSRFTVQAAQPAHHTPAPSGHSWDFNWDKRDPSALINGKKKDSVTEDPSSEQDGCKPKATRNILLIRHSQYNLSGNNDKERILTPLGREQAELTGHRLASLGLKYDVLIHSSMTRATETAQIISKYLPGVELSSCDLLREGAPIEPVPAVTHWKPDAVQYHEDGARIEAAFRHYIHRADPKQKEDSYEIIVCHANVIRYFVCRALQFPPEGWLRMGLNNGSITWLTIRPSGRVALRALGDAGFMPPEKLTRT from the exons ATGTCCTACAGGAAATCTTTTAAACTTATTTGCGGGGTCGCCGGGGGGTCCGTCGCCCTTGTGTTAGCAGCTACCGCCGCCGACTCCCGGGGTTACTTCGGCGAGCAGCGCGGGTTGGCGGCCTGTCGGCGGTCGAGATTCACCGTCCAGGCTGCCCAGCCGGCTCACCACACACCAGCGCCTTCAGGACACTCCTGGGACTTCAACTGGGACAA GAGAGACCCGTCAGCACTGATCAATGGAAAGAAGAAGGACTCCGTGACTGAAGACCCGAGCTCCGAGCAGGACGGCTGCAAACCCAAAGCTACACGCAACATTCTCCTCATCAGGCACTCCCAGTACAACCTGAGCGGGAACAACGATAAGGAGCGCATCCTCACTCCATTAg GTCGTGAGCAGGCCGAGTTGACGGGTCACCGGCTGGCATCGCTGGGACTGAAGTATGATGTTCTGATCCACTCCAGCATGACCAGGGCTACAGAGACGGCGCAGATCATCAGCAAATACCTTCCAG GAGTGGAGCTTTCGAGTTGCGATCTACTGAGAGAAGGTGCGCCCATTGAGCCGGTTCCAGCTGTCACTCACTGGAAGCCCGACGCTGTG CAGTATCACGAGGACGGGGCTCGCATTGAGGCTGCCTTCCGCCACTACATCCACCGGGCCGACCCCAAGCAGAAGGAGGACAGCTACGAGATCATCGTGTGTCATGCCAATGTCATCCGCTATTTTgtctgcag GGCTCTGCAGTTTCCTCCTGAGGGATGGCTGCGTATGGGCCTGAACAACGGCAGCATCACGTGGCTCACCATCCGGCCCAGCGGCAGGGTGGCCCTCAGGGCCCTGGGAGACGCAGGATTTATGCCCCCGGAAAAGCTGACGCGGACCTGA